One part of the Streptomyces sp. NBC_00286 genome encodes these proteins:
- a CDS encoding UPF0182 family membrane protein has translation MPDRGGGPTGPRIRVGRPSRRVRTLLMTLGVLAVLAMAFVMFAGFWTDWLWYRSVKYSSVFTTTLWTKIGLFFVFGLLMALAVGVNIWLAHRLRPPLSAMSMEQQSLDRYRMGVAPYKKWILLGITALVGLIAGASASGQWRTWLMWVNGVPFNQKDPQFHLDVSFYAFDLPWYRFLLGFGFAATILGVIAAALTHYLYGGLRVTSPGARATAAATGHLSVLLGLFVALKAVAYWLDRYGLAVKSSDFKATDNWTGLRYVDANAYLPAKTILFCIAVICALLFFATLWRRTWQLPLIGFGLLVLSAVLIGGLYPAIVQQFQVKPNEQAKETSYIEKNIEATRKAYGIDGVKIDEVSGTGDGGDAKQHRDQADSVASYRLNDPNVVSPTFQQLEQERKYYQFPKTLDVDRYNGQDTIIGLRELNLNRVDKKNWINQHFIYTHGYGAIAAKGTAIQEGSEGSPDFTEQGLPTTGTFNKGYEQRIYFGEKTTQYSIVGGPQKELDYEEAGGQKTYQYKGSGGIDLSNPLNRAAYAARFSEPQMLYSGAIGEGSKILYDRTPKERVEAVAPWLTIDGDAYPTVIGKRVVWVVDAYTTTNGYPYASRTTLGDTTTDALTNEDSQRAVVAQQNQVNYIRNSVKATVDAYDGTVNLYTWDDKDPVLKTWKKAFPDTVKAKADIPAELKEHLRYPQDLFKVQREQLGIYHVTNANQFYNASDVWQVPNDPTNRQDSVAVPPYYLSLKMPGDDQQRFSLTTTFTPSGRPNLAAYMAVDADASSDGYGTMRLLRVTGESEVDGPVQWQSKLSSIPAVQEFTRNAETSKSNMIFGNLLAVPMDAGFLYVEPIYVQGSSAEYPLLKKVAVSYGGTTAFEDTLAQALDKVFGVQDTTPQPPPDEGEDTTEPPPATGDQTVQEAVADAQKAYEASQEALKKGDWEAYGRAQQDLEEALQRAAEARAQPDNTGGEGADNGDGNTEGSGGSG, from the coding sequence ATGCCGGACCGCGGCGGAGGCCCGACGGGGCCACGGATCAGAGTGGGCCGACCGTCCCGGCGCGTCCGGACGCTGCTCATGACACTGGGCGTACTGGCCGTGCTGGCCATGGCGTTCGTCATGTTCGCGGGGTTCTGGACGGACTGGCTCTGGTATCGGTCGGTCAAGTACTCCTCAGTCTTCACGACCACCCTGTGGACCAAGATCGGACTGTTCTTCGTCTTCGGTCTGCTGATGGCCCTGGCGGTCGGCGTGAACATCTGGCTGGCCCATCGGCTCAGGCCACCGCTGAGCGCCATGTCGATGGAGCAGCAGAGCCTGGACCGCTACCGCATGGGCGTGGCCCCGTACAAGAAGTGGATCCTGCTCGGGATCACCGCCCTAGTCGGGCTGATCGCGGGCGCCTCCGCGTCAGGCCAGTGGCGTACGTGGCTGATGTGGGTGAACGGAGTGCCCTTCAACCAGAAGGACCCCCAGTTCCACCTCGACGTCTCCTTCTACGCCTTCGACCTGCCCTGGTACCGCTTCCTGCTGGGCTTCGGCTTCGCCGCCACGATCCTCGGTGTGATCGCCGCAGCGCTGACCCACTACCTGTACGGCGGCCTCAGGGTCACCAGCCCCGGCGCGCGTGCCACGGCCGCGGCCACCGGTCATCTCTCCGTGCTGCTCGGCCTGTTCGTCGCCCTGAAGGCGGTCGCGTACTGGCTCGACCGGTACGGGCTCGCCGTGAAATCGAGCGACTTCAAGGCCACGGACAACTGGACGGGCCTCAGGTACGTCGACGCCAACGCATACCTGCCGGCCAAGACCATCCTGTTCTGCATCGCCGTGATCTGCGCGCTCCTGTTCTTCGCCACGCTGTGGCGGCGCACCTGGCAGCTGCCGCTGATCGGCTTCGGTCTTCTGGTTCTCTCGGCGGTGCTGATCGGCGGGCTGTACCCGGCGATCGTGCAGCAGTTCCAGGTCAAGCCGAACGAGCAGGCCAAGGAGACCTCGTACATCGAGAAGAACATCGAGGCAACACGCAAGGCGTACGGCATTGACGGCGTGAAGATCGACGAGGTCTCGGGCACAGGCGATGGCGGCGACGCCAAGCAGCATCGCGATCAGGCCGATTCGGTCGCGAGCTACCGGCTGAACGACCCGAACGTGGTCTCGCCGACGTTCCAGCAACTGGAACAGGAGCGGAAGTACTACCAGTTCCCGAAGACGCTGGACGTCGACCGGTACAACGGCCAGGACACGATCATCGGTCTGCGTGAGCTGAACCTCAACCGCGTGGACAAGAAGAACTGGATCAACCAGCACTTCATCTACACGCACGGGTACGGCGCGATCGCGGCCAAGGGCACAGCGATCCAGGAGGGGTCCGAAGGCTCCCCGGACTTCACCGAGCAGGGCCTGCCCACCACCGGCACCTTCAACAAGGGCTACGAGCAGCGCATTTACTTCGGCGAGAAGACCACCCAGTACTCGATCGTGGGCGGGCCCCAGAAGGAACTCGACTACGAGGAGGCGGGCGGCCAGAAGACGTACCAGTACAAGGGCAGTGGCGGCATCGACCTGTCGAACCCGCTGAACCGTGCAGCGTATGCGGCACGGTTCAGCGAGCCTCAGATGCTGTACTCCGGTGCCATCGGAGAGGGCTCGAAGATCCTCTACGACCGCACGCCCAAGGAGCGCGTCGAGGCGGTCGCGCCCTGGCTGACCATCGACGGCGACGCCTACCCGACCGTCATCGGCAAGCGGGTCGTGTGGGTTGTCGACGCGTACACGACCACGAACGGCTATCCGTACGCATCGCGCACCACACTCGGCGACACCACCACGGACGCACTGACCAACGAGGACAGCCAGCGCGCGGTGGTCGCCCAGCAGAACCAGGTCAACTACATCCGCAACTCGGTGAAGGCGACCGTCGACGCGTACGACGGCACGGTCAACCTCTACACGTGGGACGACAAGGACCCGGTCCTGAAGACGTGGAAGAAGGCGTTCCCGGACACGGTGAAGGCGAAGGCCGACATCCCGGCGGAGCTGAAGGAGCATCTGCGCTACCCGCAGGACCTGTTCAAGGTGCAGCGCGAGCAACTGGGCATCTACCACGTCACCAACGCCAACCAGTTCTACAACGCGAGTGACGTGTGGCAGGTGCCGAACGACCCGACGAACCGACAGGACAGCGTCGCCGTACCGCCGTACTACCTGTCGCTGAAGATGCCCGGCGACGACCAGCAACGGTTCTCGCTGACCACCACCTTCACCCCGAGCGGACGGCCGAACCTGGCCGCGTACATGGCGGTGGACGCCGATGCGAGCAGCGACGGGTACGGCACGATGCGGCTGCTCAGAGTCACCGGCGAGTCCGAGGTGGACGGACCGGTCCAATGGCAGAGCAAGTTGAGTTCGATCCCAGCGGTCCAGGAGTTCACACGGAACGCGGAGACGTCGAAGTCGAACATGATCTTCGGCAATCTGCTCGCGGTGCCCATGGACGCCGGATTCCTGTACGTCGAACCGATCTATGTGCAAGGCAGCAGCGCCGAGTACCCGCTGCTGAAGAAGGTCGCGGTGTCGTACGGAGGCACCACCGCCTTCGAAGACACCCTCGCCCAAGCGCTGGACAAGGTCTTCGGGGTACAGGACACGACCCCGCAGCCGCCACCGGACGAGGGCGAGGACACCACCGAGCCACCACCGGCGACGGGTGATCAGACCGTCCAAGAGGCGGTCGCCGACGCCCAGAAGGCATACGAGGCCAGCCAGGAAGCCCTGAAGAAGGGCGACTGGGAGGCGTACGGCCGGGCGCAGCAGGACCTCGAGGAAGCGCTGCAAAGGGCCGCGGAGGCTCGGGCCCAGCCCGACAACACCGGTGGTGAGGGCGCGGACAACGGCGACGGCAACACCGAAGGGAGCGGCGGAAGCGGC
- a CDS encoding PPA1309 family protein, with amino-acid sequence MSNTASTGTPMAAGPLTRAVLEIDEYVSGLGWDQPARLFALVDTAQLRSEEPGLATRLGLPDDAPDGALTPIEQEELPAGSPLDEFLGTIAWPDAVAGCALSVERLMLPPSAEASVPEGLDEKHLAKWVAEHPERQEVRMTVGVLRGGKRESALRLREKDSATEVLTGSDLVPGLAEALAATFAE; translated from the coding sequence ATGTCCAACACCGCCTCTACAGGCACCCCCATGGCGGCCGGCCCGCTGACCCGTGCCGTCCTCGAAATCGACGAGTACGTCTCCGGGCTCGGCTGGGACCAGCCCGCACGGCTCTTCGCGCTGGTCGACACCGCTCAGCTGCGCTCCGAGGAACCAGGTCTCGCGACGCGTCTCGGTCTCCCCGATGACGCACCCGACGGCGCTCTTACCCCCATCGAACAGGAGGAACTCCCCGCGGGCAGCCCGTTGGACGAGTTTCTCGGCACCATCGCATGGCCGGACGCGGTGGCCGGCTGCGCGCTGTCCGTGGAGCGGCTGATGCTGCCGCCGTCCGCGGAGGCGTCCGTTCCGGAAGGTCTCGACGAGAAGCATCTGGCGAAGTGGGTCGCCGAGCATCCTGAGCGCCAGGAGGTCCGGATGACCGTCGGGGTGCTGCGCGGCGGGAAGCGGGAGTCGGCACTGCGGCTGCGCGAGAAGGACTCGGCGACCGAGGTCCTCACCGGCTCCGACCTGGTGCCGGGGCTGGCGGAGGCGCTGGCAGCGACGTTCGCCGAGTAG
- a CDS encoding YlbL family protein — protein MPRRTATMLASTLMLIALLCAGVFINVPYSEMSPGPTVNTLGEHDGEPVLQISGRKTYPADGNLNMTTVRVTSADYKMNLVEAVYGWLAHDNKVVPHDTLYPDGKTEEQSTQENAEEFSQSQESAKVAALKERNIPVKSWTIVSSVLKDSPAEGKLHAGDVIKAVDGTPVKAYDEVAKLVTKHKPGEKVVFTVVPAKEQAAAEKEKRTATKTEDITITTTKSDDDGEERAIVGIAAGTDHTFPFTIDIKLADVGGPSAGLMFALGIVDKLTPGDLTGGKFVAGTGTIDDDGKVGPIGGIEMKTVGARAQGAEYFLTPKDNCAAAARDIPDGLTLVKVDTLDDAMNALKDIRGGNTDNLPQCTKS, from the coding sequence ATGCCACGCCGCACCGCGACGATGCTCGCCTCCACCCTGATGCTGATCGCGCTCCTGTGCGCAGGGGTCTTCATCAATGTGCCGTACTCGGAGATGTCACCCGGTCCGACGGTGAACACGCTCGGCGAGCACGACGGTGAGCCGGTGCTCCAGATTTCCGGCCGCAAGACCTACCCGGCGGACGGCAACCTCAACATGACGACGGTCCGCGTCACGAGCGCCGACTACAAGATGAACCTCGTCGAGGCCGTGTACGGCTGGCTGGCACACGACAACAAGGTGGTCCCGCACGACACGCTCTACCCGGACGGCAAGACGGAAGAGCAGTCGACGCAGGAGAACGCCGAGGAGTTCAGCCAGTCTCAGGAGAGCGCCAAGGTCGCCGCCCTCAAGGAGCGGAACATCCCGGTGAAGTCCTGGACCATCGTCTCCTCCGTGCTCAAGGACAGCCCGGCCGAGGGCAAGCTGCACGCGGGCGATGTGATCAAGGCCGTGGACGGTACGCCGGTCAAGGCGTACGACGAGGTGGCGAAGCTGGTCACCAAGCACAAGCCGGGCGAGAAGGTCGTCTTCACCGTCGTGCCCGCCAAGGAGCAGGCCGCCGCCGAGAAGGAAAAGCGGACGGCGACGAAGACCGAGGACATCACCATCACCACGACGAAGTCGGACGACGACGGCGAGGAGCGCGCGATCGTCGGCATCGCTGCCGGGACCGACCACACCTTTCCGTTCACCATCGACATCAAGCTCGCCGACGTCGGCGGCCCGAGCGCCGGCCTGATGTTCGCCCTCGGCATCGTCGACAAGCTCACCCCGGGCGACCTCACCGGCGGAAAGTTCGTGGCCGGCACCGGCACCATCGACGACGACGGCAAGGTCGGCCCCATCGGCGGCATCGAGATGAAGACGGTCGGCGCCCGCGCCCAGGGCGCCGAGTACTTCCTGACGCCCAAGGACAACTGCGCGGCCGCCGCCCGGGACATCCCCGACGGGCTCACCCTCGTCAAGGTCGACACCCTCGACGACGCGATGAACGCCCTCAAGGACATCCGCGGCGGCAACACCGACAACCTGCCCCAGTGCACGAAGAGCTGA